The Mytilus galloprovincialis chromosome 2, xbMytGall1.hap1.1, whole genome shotgun sequence genome has a window encoding:
- the LOC143062468 gene encoding uncharacterized protein LOC143062468 has translation MVLFLFLIYLSFLFFALNCDAIKTVNSCKCDLEDGQVIDLSKLAKKDGSARFVDIHDGLGSDTFSYNPCKGFSQGSCSDVAVCQTRGTDNYNAGDQKGAVCFQDNTGISIVYTSDSPVMIQNVKRTTVLYLTCDSSTEGDLQVQGEITESTYLMTLTSKYACPFTPSLLSAGSILIIVLVCLLLTYFIGGILYQTFYKKAVGIERIPNYTLWTSLPSLVKEGSMFALTRVTGKGYSKI, from the exons AtggttttattcttatttttgatatACTTGTCGTTTTTATTTTTCGCACTTAATTGTGATGCAATAAAGACTGTGAATTCTTGTAAATGTGATTTAGAAGACGGACAAGTTATCGATCTTTCTAAATTGGCCAAGAAAGACGGATCAGCAAG ATTTGTTGATATTCATGATGGTCTGGGGTCTGATACATTTTCGTACAATCCATGTAAAGGATTTAGTCAAGGATCCTGCAGTGATGTTGCG GTGTGTCAGACCAGAGGTACAGATAATTATAATGCTGGGGACCAGAAAGGAGCTGTTTGTTTTCAGGATAATACAGGAATATCCATCGTTTATACATCCGATTCTCCAGTTatgatacaaaatgtaaaaag AACAACAGTGCTTTATCTAACGTGCGATAGTAGCACAGAGGGTGACCTCCAGGTACAAGGAGAGATCACAGAGTCAACATAT cTGATGACCTTAACAAGTAAATATGCATGTCCGTTTACACCATCATTACTGTCGGCTGGGTCCATTCTTATCATTGT aTTGGTATGTCTACTTTTAACATACTTTATCGGCGGAATTCTGTATCAGACGTTCTATAAAAAAGCAGTTGGAATAGAGAGAATACCTAATTATACATTATGGACTAGTTTGCCATCATTAGTGAAG gaaggatctatgttTGCGTTAACTCGAGTTACAGGAAAAGGATACAGCAAGATTTGA